In the Gossypium arboreum isolate Shixiya-1 chromosome 10, ASM2569848v2, whole genome shotgun sequence genome, one interval contains:
- the LOC108464150 gene encoding probable choline kinase 2 isoform X1, whose translation MVFSSSNHFPNSSYISSPFSPRFFSLLNSQSKPPIKMSKILPFQIVNPTPRIYPRTVTWILSKPVLIPSVSKCYTPIYLAGLRPYLHTPSFSFSSRALDDSSSSMETQNENIGELSEMEEHEKISGQGRSSPEDATAVIPLRTNSGLSHLISPIIFSFSDNKEARLPREVKDALQSMASEWDDVVDSKALQVIPLKGAMTNEVFQIKWPTRGDNVSQKVLVRIYGEGVDVFFDRDDEIRTFEFMSKHGQGPRLLRRFRNGRIEEFIRARTLSASDLRDPAISALIATRLREFHELDMPGPKKVWLWDRLRKWLKAAKRLSPLEEAKAFRLESLEEEISILEKKLSARHQRIGFCHNDLQYGNIMFDEGTKSVTIIDYEYASYNPVAFDIANHFCEMAADYHTETPHVMDYSKYPGLEERLRFLRVYLNSSGKKPRDSEVQQLLQDVEKYTLASHLTWGVWGIISEHVNEIDFDYKEYAKQRLQQYWKRKPELLGSC comes from the exons ATGGTGTTTTCGTCATCAAACCATTTCCCCAATTCTTCCTATATTTCTTCTCCATTTTCACCCCGATTTTTTAGCTTATTAAACTCCCAATCCAAACCACCCATTAAAATGTCTAAAATCTTACCCTTCCAAATAGTTAATCCAACTCCCAGAATCTACCCCAGAACTGTCACTTGGATCCTCTCAAAGCCTGTTCTAATCCCTTCAGTTTCAAAATGTTACACTCCCATTTATTTGGCAGGTCTCAGACCCTATCTCCATACCCCAAGCTTTTCGTTTTCATCTCGAGCCTTGGATGATTCGTCGTCTTCAATGGAGACCCAGAATGAAAATATTGGCGAACTATCGGAGATGGAGGAGCATGAGAAGATTAGCGGCCAG GGAAGATCATCTCCAGAAGATGCAACGGCCGTGATTCCTTTACGGACGAACTCCGGGCTCTCCCATCTCATTTCTCCCATAATCTTTTCTTTTTCAG ACAATAAAGAGGCAAGGTTGCCACGAGAAGTAAAGGATGCTCTGCAGTCGATGGCGTCTGAGTGGGATGATGTAGTGGATTCAAAAGCTTTGCAGGTGATCCCTCTTAAAGGTGCTATGACCAATGAGGTGTTCCAGATAAAATGGCCAACCAGGGGAGATAATGTGTCACAAAAGGTTTTAGTTAGGATTTATGGTGAGGGTGTGGATGTGTTTTTTGATCGGGATGATGAAATCCGGACATTTGAGTTTATGTCGAAGCATGGACAAGGACCTCGTTTGCTACGACGGTTCCGCAATGGGCGAATTGAAGAGTTCATCCGTGCACGG ACACTATCAGCATCTGATTTGCGTGATCCAGCTATATCAGCTCTAATAGCAACCAGATTAAGGGAGTTCCATGAACTTGATATGCCCGGTCCAAAGAAAGTTTGGCTATGGGATAGATTACG AAAATGGCTTAAGGCTGCCAAGAGACTTAGCCCACTGGAAGAAGCCAAAGCCTTTCGCTTAGAATCTTTGGAGGAGGAAATCTCTATTTTAGAAAAGAAACTCTCAGCGAGGCATCAACGGATAGGTTTCTGCCACAATGACTTACAATATGGGAACATAATGTTTGATGAAGGGACTAAATCAGTAACTATCATT GATTATGAGTATGCAAGTTATAATCCTGTTGCCTTTGATATTGCAAATCACTTCTGTGAGATGGCCGCTGATTATCACACAGAAACACCCCATGTTATGGATTATAGTAAATACCCAG GTTTGGAAGAGCGCCTAAGATTTCTGCGTGTATACCTGAATTCTTCAG GTAAGAAACCTAGAGACTCTGAAGTGCAGCAGCTGCTTCAAGATGTTGAGAAATATACTCTAGCGAGTCACCTCACTTGGGGTGTGTGGGGAATAATATCG GAACATGTCAATGAAATTGACTTTGACTACAAAGAATATGCCAAGCAGAGGCTTCAACAGTACTGGAAAAGGAAGCCGGAGTTGTTGGGGTCTTGTTGA
- the LOC108464150 gene encoding probable choline kinase 2 isoform X2 — MGAATNVVDNKEARLPREVKDALQSMASEWDDVVDSKALQVIPLKGAMTNEVFQIKWPTRGDNVSQKVLVRIYGEGVDVFFDRDDEIRTFEFMSKHGQGPRLLRRFRNGRIEEFIRARTLSASDLRDPAISALIATRLREFHELDMPGPKKVWLWDRLRKWLKAAKRLSPLEEAKAFRLESLEEEISILEKKLSARHQRIGFCHNDLQYGNIMFDEGTKSVTIIDYEYASYNPVAFDIANHFCEMAADYHTETPHVMDYSKYPGLEERLRFLRVYLNSSGKKPRDSEVQQLLQDVEKYTLASHLTWGVWGIISEHVNEIDFDYKEYAKQRLQQYWKRKPELLGSC, encoded by the exons ATGGGTGCTGCAACTAATGTCGTAGACAATAAAGAGGCAAGGTTGCCACGAGAAGTAAAGGATGCTCTGCAGTCGATGGCGTCTGAGTGGGATGATGTAGTGGATTCAAAAGCTTTGCAGGTGATCCCTCTTAAAGGTGCTATGACCAATGAGGTGTTCCAGATAAAATGGCCAACCAGGGGAGATAATGTGTCACAAAAGGTTTTAGTTAGGATTTATGGTGAGGGTGTGGATGTGTTTTTTGATCGGGATGATGAAATCCGGACATTTGAGTTTATGTCGAAGCATGGACAAGGACCTCGTTTGCTACGACGGTTCCGCAATGGGCGAATTGAAGAGTTCATCCGTGCACGG ACACTATCAGCATCTGATTTGCGTGATCCAGCTATATCAGCTCTAATAGCAACCAGATTAAGGGAGTTCCATGAACTTGATATGCCCGGTCCAAAGAAAGTTTGGCTATGGGATAGATTACG AAAATGGCTTAAGGCTGCCAAGAGACTTAGCCCACTGGAAGAAGCCAAAGCCTTTCGCTTAGAATCTTTGGAGGAGGAAATCTCTATTTTAGAAAAGAAACTCTCAGCGAGGCATCAACGGATAGGTTTCTGCCACAATGACTTACAATATGGGAACATAATGTTTGATGAAGGGACTAAATCAGTAACTATCATT GATTATGAGTATGCAAGTTATAATCCTGTTGCCTTTGATATTGCAAATCACTTCTGTGAGATGGCCGCTGATTATCACACAGAAACACCCCATGTTATGGATTATAGTAAATACCCAG GTTTGGAAGAGCGCCTAAGATTTCTGCGTGTATACCTGAATTCTTCAG GTAAGAAACCTAGAGACTCTGAAGTGCAGCAGCTGCTTCAAGATGTTGAGAAATATACTCTAGCGAGTCACCTCACTTGGGGTGTGTGGGGAATAATATCG GAACATGTCAATGAAATTGACTTTGACTACAAAGAATATGCCAAGCAGAGGCTTCAACAGTACTGGAAAAGGAAGCCGGAGTTGTTGGGGTCTTGTTGA